Proteins from a single region of Drosophila biarmipes strain raj3 chromosome 3R, RU_DBia_V1.1, whole genome shotgun sequence:
- the LOC108025026 gene encoding uncharacterized protein LOC108025026: protein MRGLLFLCFVVCVSSAKLGYNYQAAAVDRRFAGLIDAEATGFSSTQHQQQPQQQQQLQQESQRQIPAAADEFSKEFYTYAAPEDEFADREATEHIASMLKRNLRVLFIKSPEHQGLTNAALQLAKQASEQRTAIYVLSKQADVGQLAQRLATENQAQNHKPEVHFVKYRTPEDAVRAQQLIQQQFDALGGSSRSSDEGVAPVLDFSSAPAAINVQDQNEAQNQVQAVTPLNKYLPAALLRSK from the exons ATGCGTGGATTACTG TTTCTTTGCTTCGTTGTCTGTGTTTCTTCGGCCAAGTTGGGCTATAACTACCAAGCTGCCGCCGTGGATCGTCGTTTTGCCGGACTCATAGATGCGGAGGCCACAGGATTCAGTTCCACgcagcaccagcaacagccacagcagcagcagcagttgcagcaggAGTCGCAACGGCAGATTCCCGCTGCAGCGGATGAGTTCAGCAAGGAGTTCTACACCTACGCCGCTCCGGAGGATGAGTTTGCCGACCGGGAGGCCACCGAGCACATTGCCAGCATGCTGAAGAGGAACCTGCGAGTGCTGTTCATCAAGTCGCCGGAGCACCAGGGTCTGACCAACGCCGCCCTCCAGCTGGCCAAGCAGGCCAGTGAGCAGCGGACGGCCATCTATGTGCTCAGCAAGCAGGCGGACGTGGGCCAGCTGGCCCAGCGCTTGGCCACCGAGAACCAGGCCCAGAACCACAAGCCCGAGGTGCACTTCGTCAAGTACCGCACTCCCGAGGACGCCGTGCGCGCCCAGCAGCTCATCCAGCAGCAGTTCGACGCCCTGGGCGGCAGCTCCCGCAGCTCGGACGAGGGCGTGGCGCCGGTCCTGGACTTCAGCTCTGCACCAGCTGCCATCAATGTCCAGGATCAGAACGAGGCTCAGAATCAGGTCCAGGCTGTCACGCCGCtcaacaaatatttgccagcGGCCCTGTTACGCAGCAAATAG